The region GCAGAATTTAATTTTGTCAACTCATTACCTTTTTTAACTCCCCATGTAAATTTAGAATCAGTTTCTTCAACGGATATTTCCTTAACGTTTTCAACAGAAGTTGGCGGCATGATTTCGACAAAAATTGTGCAATTCTTGAAGTTTTCATCAATGATATTCAGGATATCAGACACATCGCCCTGATTCAGATACATAGTCAGACCTTCAATGATGAACAGCACATCGCCATCAGCCTTGATTTTACTTGCCCATTCTGGATCCATCGCCGAGTAGGCCAATGTTGTTACCCTATCTGTATCTTCTATGTAGTTCAATCTGAATTTTGCTGAATTTTCCAAATCGACATTATACCATCTGATTTGACCATTATCCAATCGGTTGAATCTTGTATCCATTCCTGATGCAATATTGATTATTGTACAGTTTGGATGCTGTGATATATACTCTGACACCATATCATCCAAAACAATTGTTCTTGAAATTACTCCCAGTTGCATCTTTCTGTCTTTATCTGCCATTGTGAAGTCATAGTCTATTTGTGAGATGACCTCAATAGCTTTTGAATCATAAAACTTATGATTCTTTTGTCTGGAATGCTTTGCTTTTGTGTAGATTGTCAAAAGCATTGTTTTTTCTACTCCTTCTAAATTCATTCATTTTACCTCGTTTTTTTATTATATATTCTAATATTGTTGAAGGAATATATAAATTTTTAGGTATACCTAAATTTTATACTATACATTTAAATATAATGAATTTTTTTAAAAAAAAATTGATTCCAAATTAATTAAAATCAATGCAAAAAAAAGAAAAAACATATTTACAAAAGAAATGAAAATATACCTGGAATTCAGAATGAAAACTGTCATTCAAACATATATTAAATCCACAAATCACTTTCAATCATTTTCAGAAATCTACCTAAGTAAAATAAGATTACTCCAAGATTGATATTGAATAGAAATGATAGTTTTAGTAGAAACAACTAATTAGAACAGCAGAAATTCAAGAAATAATTATTCTTTTATTCCATTAAATATTATATTTATATATTCCTGAAAATACTGTTCTGTTTCCACACTTGGAGTTTTATTGTAGACTTTCCACAAAACGATAGACTGGAATGTTACTCCAAAACACATTATTGACAATGCCCTTGGATTAATATCCTTGATTTC is a window of uncultured Methanobrevibacter sp. DNA encoding:
- a CDS encoding class I SAM-dependent methyltransferase, with protein sequence MNLEGVEKTMLLTIYTKAKHSRQKNHKFYDSKAIEVISQIDYDFTMADKDRKMQLGVISRTIVLDDMVSEYISQHPNCTIINIASGMDTRFNRLDNGQIRWYNVDLENSAKFRLNYIEDTDRVTTLAYSAMDPEWASKIKADGDVLFIIEGLTMYLNQGDVSDILNIIDENFKNCTIFVEIMPPTSVENVKEISVEETDSKFTWGVKKGNELTKLNSAFNWIRDVNLFDGANVYKPIFRLFTWIPNIRNRMDYIAVLEK